The proteins below are encoded in one region of Pongo pygmaeus isolate AG05252 chromosome 20, NHGRI_mPonPyg2-v2.0_pri, whole genome shotgun sequence:
- the NUP62 gene encoding nuclear pore glycoprotein p62: MSGFNFGGTGAPTGGFTFGTAKTATTTPATGFSFSTSGTGGFNFGAPSQPATSTPSTGLFSLATQTPATQTTGFTFGTATLASGGTGFSLGIGASKLNLSNTAATPAMANPSSFGLGSSNLTNAISSTVTSSQGTAPTGFVFGPSTSSVAPATTSGGFLFTGGSTAQPSGFNIGSAGNSAQPTAATTAGATQPAAPTPTATTTSTGPSLFASIATAPTSSATTGLSLCTPATTAGAPTAGTQGFSLKAPGAASGTSTTTSTAATAATTTTSSSTTGFALNLKPLAPAGIPSNTAAAVTASPGPGAAAGAAASSAMTYAQLESLINKWSLELEDQERHFLQQATQVNAWDRTLIENGEKITSLHREVEKVKLDQKRLDQELDFILSQQKELEDLLSPLEELVKEQSGTIYLQHADEEREKTYKLAENIDAQLKRMAQDLKDIIEHLNTSGAPADTSDPLQQICKILNAHMDSLQWIDQNSALLQRKVEEVTKVCEGRRKEQERSFRITFD; this comes from the coding sequence ATGAGCGGGTTTAATTTTGGAGGCACTGGGGCCCCTACAGGCGGGTTCACGTTTGGCACTGCAAAGACGGCAACAACCACACCTGCTACAGGGTTTTCTTTCTCCACCTCTGGCACTGGAGGGTTTAATTTTGGGGCTCCCTCCCAACCAGCCACAAGTACCCCGTCCACCGGCCTGTTCTCACTCGCCACCCAGACTCCGGCCACACAGACGACAGGCTTCACTTTTGGAACAGCAACTCTTGCTTCGGGGGGAACTGGATTTTCTTTGGGGATCGGTGCTTCGAAGCTCAACTTGAGCAACACAGCTGCCACCCCAGCCATGGCAAACCCCAGCAGCTTTGGGCTGGGCAGCAGCAACCTCACTAATGCCATATCGAGCACCGTCACCTCCAGCCAGGGCACGGCACCCACCGGCTTTGTGTTTGGCCCCTCCACCAGCTCTGTGGCTCCAGCCACCACATCTGGAGGCTTCTTATTCACTGGTGGAAGCACGGCCCAACCCTCTGGTTTCAACATTGGCTCAGCAGGGAATTCAGCCCAGCCCACAGCAGCCACCACAGCAGGTGCCACACAGCCAGCTGCTCCCACAcccacagccaccaccaccagTACTGGGCCCTCCCTCTTTGCGTCAATAGCAACTGCTCCAACCTCGTCTGCCACCACTGGACTCTCCCTCTGTACCCCTGCGACcacagcaggagcccccactgctgGGACACAGGGCTTCAGCTTAAAGGCACCTGGAGCAGCTTCCGGCACCTCCACGACAACATCCACCGCTGCCAccgccgccaccaccaccaccagcagcagcaccACCGGGTTTGCCTTGAATTTAAAACCACTGGCGCCAGCCGGGATCCCCAGCAATACAGCAGCCGCCGTGACCGCTTCACCTGGCCCTGGTGCAGCCGCAGGGGCGGCTGCCAGCTCCGCCATGACCTATGCGCAGCTGGAGAGCCTGATCAACAAATGGAGCCTGGAGCTAGAGGACCAGGAGCGGCACTTCCTCCAGCAGGCCACCCAGGTCAACGCCTGGGACCGCACGCTGATCGAGAATGGAGAGAAGATCACCAGCCTGCACCGCGAGGTGGAGAAGGTGAAGCTGGACCAGAAGAGGCTGGACCAGGAGCTCGACTTCATCCTGTCCCAGCAGAAGGAGCTGGAAGACCTGCTGAGCCCACTGGAGGAGTTGGTCAAGGAGCAGAGCGGGACCATCTACCTGCAGCACGCGGATGAGGAGCGTGAGAAAACCTACAAGCTGGCCGAGAACATTGACGCACAGCTCAAGCGCATGGCACAGGATCTCAAGGACATCATCGAGCACCTGAACACGTCCGGGGCCCCCGCCGACACCAGCGACCCACTGCAGCAGATCTGCAAGATCCTCAACGCGCACATGGACTCACTGCAGTGGATTGACCAGAACTCAGCCCTGCTGCAGAGGAAGGTGGAGGAGGTGACCAAGGTGTGCGAGGGCCGGCGCAAGGAGCAGGAGCGCAGCTTCCGGATCACTTTCGACTGA